The proteins below are encoded in one region of Brassica napus cultivar Da-Ae chromosome A6, Da-Ae, whole genome shotgun sequence:
- the LOC106349524 gene encoding protein ACCUMULATION AND REPLICATION OF CHLOROPLASTS 6, chloroplastic isoform X1: protein MEALGRHLGIGLFPFQICRLPPATKLRRSLPSSPVITTVCSASRWADRLLPDFNFTTDSSSSSSASTATLVSPPPSIDRPERHVAIPIDFYEVLGAETHFLTDGIRRAFEARVSKPPQFGFSDDALISRRQILQAACETLSNPRSRREYDESLVDDEAATVFTDVPWDKVPGALCVLQEAGETEVVLRVGEALLKERLPKSFKQDVVLVMALAFLDISRDAMALHPPDFITGYEFVEEALKLLQEEGASSLAPDLRSQIDETLEEITPRYVLELLALPLGDDKRLAGLSGVRNILWSVGGGGASAVVGGLTREKFMNEAFLRMTASEQVDLFVATPSNIPAESFEVYEVALALVAQAFIAKKPHLLQDADKQFQQLQQAKVMAMEIPAMLYDSRNNWEVDFGLERGLCALLIGKVDECRMWLGLDSEDSQYRNPAIVEFVLENSNRDDLPGLCKLLETWLAGVVFPRFRDTKDKQFKLGDYYDDPMVLSYLERVEVVQGSPLAAAAAMARMGAEHVKASAIQALQKVFPSRYSDAQETVSTVDRAGNNNVGHDDADDETAVLSAATEGPSEIFDTKSSVDAITVEQSNADKLKEASVKILSAGVVVGIISLASLRYMSLKGSSSLQRKDMTSSTASEIATIGSVKSEDSVALPRMDARTAESLVSKWQKIKSQAFGRDHCIEMLPEVLDGRMLKIWTDRASETKQLGLVYDYTLLKLSVDSVTVSADGTRALVEATLEESACLSDLVHPENNATDVRTYTTRYEAFWSKSGGWKITEGSVLAS from the exons ATGGAAGCTCTAGGTCGTCACCTCGGCATTGGCCTCTTCCCGTTTCAGATTTGCCGACTACCTCCGGCGACCAAACTCCGGCGTAGCCTACCCTCCTCTCCGGTCATAACCACTGTCTGTTCCGCCAGCCGATGGGCCGACCGTCTTCTCCCCGACTTCAATTTCACCACcgattcctcctcctcctcctccgcctccaCGGCCACTTTGGTCTCTCCGCCACCGTCTATTGACCGTCCCGAGCGCCACGTTGCCATTCCCATCGACTTCTACGAGGTGTTGGGAGCGGAGAcgcatttcttaactgatggAATCAGAAGAGCATTTGAAGCTAGGGTTTCAAAACCGCCTCAGTTCGGGTTCAGTGACGACGCTTTAATCAGCAGAAGACAGATCCTCCAAGCTGCTTGCGAGACGCTCTCGAATCCTCGGTCTCGAAGAGAGTACGACGAAAGCCTTGTTGATGACGAGGCTGCTACAGTCTTCACTGATGTTCCTTGGGATAAG GTTCCTGGTGCTCTCTGTGTGCTGCAAGAAGCTGGTGAGACTGAAGTGGTTCTTCGTGTAGGAGAAGCCTTGCTTAAGGAGAGGTTGCCTAAGTCCTTCAAGCAAGATGTGGTTTTGGTTATGGCGCTTGCCTTTCTTGACATCTCCAGGGATGCAATGGCGTTACATCCTCCTGATTTTATTACTGGATATGAGTTCGTTGAGGAAGCTCTTAAGCTTTTGCAGGAGGAAGGAGCCAGCAGCCTTGCTCCTGATCTACGTTCCCAGATTGATGAGACTTTGGAAGAGATCACTCCCCGTTATGTATTGGAGCTTCTTGCTTTACCTCTTGGGGATGATAAACGCCTAGCTGGTTTAAGCGGTGTTCGCAATATCTTGTGGTCTGTTGGAGGAGGTGGAGCATCAGCTGTTGTTGGTGGTCTTACACGCGAGAAATTTATGAACGAGGCGTTTTTACGAATGACAGCATCTGAGCAA GTTGATCTTTTTGTAGCTACCCCGAGTAATATTCCAGCAGAgtcttttgaagtttatgaaGTTGCGCTGGCGCTTGTGGCTCAAGCTTTTATAGCTAAGAAACCCCACCTCTTACAGGACGCTGATAAGCAATTCCAGCAACTTCAGCAGGCTAAGGTAATGGCTATGGAGATTCCTGCGATGCTGTATGACTCGAGAAATAATTGGGAGGTTGACTTTGGTCTCGAGAGGGGACTCTGTGCACTGCTTATAGGCAAAGTCGACGAATGCCGTATGTGGTTGGGGTTAGACAGTGAGGACTCACAGTACAGGAATCCAGCTATTGTTGAGTTTGTCTTGGAGAATTCAAATCGTGACGACCTCCCTGGGCTCTGCAAACTATTGGAGACCTGGTTGGCAGGGGTTGTCTTTCCTAGGTTCAGAGATACCAAAGATAAACAATTTAAACTTGGGGATTATTATGATGATCCCATGGTTTTGAGTTACCTGGAAAGAGTGGAGGTTGTTCAGGGCTCTCCTTTAGCAGCTGCTGCAGCTATGGCAAGGATGGGAGCTGAGCATGTGAAGGCTAGTGCTATACAGGCACTGCAGAAAGTTTTTCCTTCTCGTTATTCAGATGCGCAAGAGACGGTGTCTACTGTAGATCGTGCTGGTAACAACAATGTAGGACAtgatgatgctgatgatgagaCTGCTGTGTTAAGTGCAGCAACTGAAGGACCATCCGAAATCTTTGATACAAAGTCTAGCGTCGATGCAATTACTGTAGAACAGTCCAATGCTGATAAGCTAAAGGAGGCAAGTGTAAAGATTCTCTCTGCCGGTGTTGTTGTTGGAATCATTTCGCTGGCCAGCCTGAGGTATATGTCTCTTAAAGGCAGCTCATCGTTGCAACGCAAGGATATGACTTCCTCTACGGCATCTGAAATTGCTACCATAG GGTCAGTTAAATCTGAGGATTCGGTAGCGCTTCCCAGGATGGATGCTAGGACTGCGGAGAGTCTAGTGAGCAAGTGGCAGAAGATCAAGTCTCAGGCCTTTGGGCGTGATCACTGCATAGAAATGTTGCCAGAG GTTTTGGATGGGAGAATGCTGAAGATCTGGACAGACAGAGCATCTGAAACTAAGCAGCTCGGGTTGGTGTATGATTATACACTGTTGAAACTCTCCGTTGACAGCGTGACTGTCTCAGCTGACGGAACTCGTGCTCTGGTTGAAGCAACTCTGGAGGAGTCTGCTTGTCTATCTGATTTGGTTCATCCAGAAAACAATGCTACAGATGTCAGAACCTACACAACAAGATACGAAGCTTTCTGGTCCAAGTCAGGAGGATGGAAAATCACTGAAGGCTCTGTTCTTGCATCATAA
- the LOC106349524 gene encoding protein ACCUMULATION AND REPLICATION OF CHLOROPLASTS 6, chloroplastic isoform X2: MEALGRHLGIGLFPFQICRLPPATKLRRSLPSSPVITTVCSASRWADRLLPDFNFTTDSSSSSSASTATLVSPPPSIDRPERHVAIPIDFYEVLGAETHFLTDGIRRAFEARVSKPPQFGFSDDALISRRQILQAACETLSNPRSRREYDESLVDDEAATVFTDVPWDKVPGALCVLQEAGETEVVLRVGEALLKERLPKSFKQDVVLVMALAFLDISRDAMALHPPDFITGYEFVEEALKLLQEEGASSLAPDLRSQIDETLEEITPRYVLELLALPLGDDKRLAGLSGVRNILWSVGGGGASAVVGGLTREKFMNEAFLRMTASEQVDLFVATPSNIPAESFEVYEVALALVAQAFIAKKPHLLQDADKQFQQLQQAKVMAMEIPAMLYDSRNNWEVDFGLERGLCALLIGKVDECRMWLGLDSEDSQYRNPAIVEFVLENSNRDDLPGLCKLLETWLAGVVFPRFRDTKDKQFKLGDYYDDPMVLSYLERVEVVQGSPLAAAAAMARMGAEHVKASAIQALQKVFPSRYSDAQETVSTVDRAGNNNVGHDDADDETAVLSAATEGPSEIFDTKSSVDAITVEQSNADKLKEASVKILSAGVVVGIISLASLRYMSLKGSSSLQRKDMTSSTASEIATIVKSEDSVALPRMDARTAESLVSKWQKIKSQAFGRDHCIEMLPEVLDGRMLKIWTDRASETKQLGLVYDYTLLKLSVDSVTVSADGTRALVEATLEESACLSDLVHPENNATDVRTYTTRYEAFWSKSGGWKITEGSVLAS, encoded by the exons ATGGAAGCTCTAGGTCGTCACCTCGGCATTGGCCTCTTCCCGTTTCAGATTTGCCGACTACCTCCGGCGACCAAACTCCGGCGTAGCCTACCCTCCTCTCCGGTCATAACCACTGTCTGTTCCGCCAGCCGATGGGCCGACCGTCTTCTCCCCGACTTCAATTTCACCACcgattcctcctcctcctcctccgcctccaCGGCCACTTTGGTCTCTCCGCCACCGTCTATTGACCGTCCCGAGCGCCACGTTGCCATTCCCATCGACTTCTACGAGGTGTTGGGAGCGGAGAcgcatttcttaactgatggAATCAGAAGAGCATTTGAAGCTAGGGTTTCAAAACCGCCTCAGTTCGGGTTCAGTGACGACGCTTTAATCAGCAGAAGACAGATCCTCCAAGCTGCTTGCGAGACGCTCTCGAATCCTCGGTCTCGAAGAGAGTACGACGAAAGCCTTGTTGATGACGAGGCTGCTACAGTCTTCACTGATGTTCCTTGGGATAAG GTTCCTGGTGCTCTCTGTGTGCTGCAAGAAGCTGGTGAGACTGAAGTGGTTCTTCGTGTAGGAGAAGCCTTGCTTAAGGAGAGGTTGCCTAAGTCCTTCAAGCAAGATGTGGTTTTGGTTATGGCGCTTGCCTTTCTTGACATCTCCAGGGATGCAATGGCGTTACATCCTCCTGATTTTATTACTGGATATGAGTTCGTTGAGGAAGCTCTTAAGCTTTTGCAGGAGGAAGGAGCCAGCAGCCTTGCTCCTGATCTACGTTCCCAGATTGATGAGACTTTGGAAGAGATCACTCCCCGTTATGTATTGGAGCTTCTTGCTTTACCTCTTGGGGATGATAAACGCCTAGCTGGTTTAAGCGGTGTTCGCAATATCTTGTGGTCTGTTGGAGGAGGTGGAGCATCAGCTGTTGTTGGTGGTCTTACACGCGAGAAATTTATGAACGAGGCGTTTTTACGAATGACAGCATCTGAGCAA GTTGATCTTTTTGTAGCTACCCCGAGTAATATTCCAGCAGAgtcttttgaagtttatgaaGTTGCGCTGGCGCTTGTGGCTCAAGCTTTTATAGCTAAGAAACCCCACCTCTTACAGGACGCTGATAAGCAATTCCAGCAACTTCAGCAGGCTAAGGTAATGGCTATGGAGATTCCTGCGATGCTGTATGACTCGAGAAATAATTGGGAGGTTGACTTTGGTCTCGAGAGGGGACTCTGTGCACTGCTTATAGGCAAAGTCGACGAATGCCGTATGTGGTTGGGGTTAGACAGTGAGGACTCACAGTACAGGAATCCAGCTATTGTTGAGTTTGTCTTGGAGAATTCAAATCGTGACGACCTCCCTGGGCTCTGCAAACTATTGGAGACCTGGTTGGCAGGGGTTGTCTTTCCTAGGTTCAGAGATACCAAAGATAAACAATTTAAACTTGGGGATTATTATGATGATCCCATGGTTTTGAGTTACCTGGAAAGAGTGGAGGTTGTTCAGGGCTCTCCTTTAGCAGCTGCTGCAGCTATGGCAAGGATGGGAGCTGAGCATGTGAAGGCTAGTGCTATACAGGCACTGCAGAAAGTTTTTCCTTCTCGTTATTCAGATGCGCAAGAGACGGTGTCTACTGTAGATCGTGCTGGTAACAACAATGTAGGACAtgatgatgctgatgatgagaCTGCTGTGTTAAGTGCAGCAACTGAAGGACCATCCGAAATCTTTGATACAAAGTCTAGCGTCGATGCAATTACTGTAGAACAGTCCAATGCTGATAAGCTAAAGGAGGCAAGTGTAAAGATTCTCTCTGCCGGTGTTGTTGTTGGAATCATTTCGCTGGCCAGCCTGAGGTATATGTCTCTTAAAGGCAGCTCATCGTTGCAACGCAAGGATATGACTTCCTCTACGGCATCTGAAATTGCTACCATAG TTAAATCTGAGGATTCGGTAGCGCTTCCCAGGATGGATGCTAGGACTGCGGAGAGTCTAGTGAGCAAGTGGCAGAAGATCAAGTCTCAGGCCTTTGGGCGTGATCACTGCATAGAAATGTTGCCAGAG GTTTTGGATGGGAGAATGCTGAAGATCTGGACAGACAGAGCATCTGAAACTAAGCAGCTCGGGTTGGTGTATGATTATACACTGTTGAAACTCTCCGTTGACAGCGTGACTGTCTCAGCTGACGGAACTCGTGCTCTGGTTGAAGCAACTCTGGAGGAGTCTGCTTGTCTATCTGATTTGGTTCATCCAGAAAACAATGCTACAGATGTCAGAACCTACACAACAAGATACGAAGCTTTCTGGTCCAAGTCAGGAGGATGGAAAATCACTGAAGGCTCTGTTCTTGCATCATAA
- the LOC106349523 gene encoding BRISC and BRCA1-A complex member 2: protein MAFEAFPPLIADQLHYLLNHSPDSIKIENVRSGNRFNPRILDRFTLVIPYCLDAIKWDVIYNSEYPAAPPDFIFGPDDEDFMPCSTTISPVDSLLDKALSEWNNQDSTLLLVLIQGLRDQYVAYQRKRVGQVDDDRVKFEISTVLTRKGIEMQMTSGADKPEEVKFAVPLVMDMSINKLVVGCPWKNEQKIYLQVVYPILRKYESAPSSPRLKLVSSSDLKALFSVEDVKLPPWMDGMCLAEYLPHLEETLERQILEAVSAIVLRRSFVEALALFLGRPLEADPTFCRKASFLAASGPFPFVVHFFFPTQFPKQQPALMLQSCQHLNQLSEPVKLNLLTDYPWSPRWEVGRMAERLCDFLTDEAVNFKKYCNEALLQH from the exons ATGGCGTTCGAAGCATTTCCTCCTTTAATCGCCGATCAGCTCCATTACTTACTCAACCACTCTCCTGATTCCATCAAG ATCGAAAATGTACGGTCGGGTAACAGGTTCAATCCCAGAATCCTCGACCGTTTTACTTTGGTCATACCTTATTGCCTGGACGCGATCAAAT GGGATGTTATTTACAATTCAGAGTATCCAGCAGCTCCTCCTGATTTCATATTTGGGCCAGATGATGAGGATTTTATGCCGTGTAGCACCACTATTTCTCCTGTTGATTCATTACTAGACAAGGCTTTGTCTGAGTGGAACAACCAGGACTCGACTCTGCTACTTGTTCTCATTCAAGGATTGAG GGATCAATATGTGGCCTACCAACGAAAGCGAGTGGGTCAAGTTGATGATGATCGTGTCAAGTTTGAAATTAGCACAGTTTTAACTCGCAAG GGAATTGAAATGCAAATGACTTCAGGAGCTGACAag CCAGAGGAAGTCAAGTTTGCAGTACCTCTTGTGATGGATATGAGCATAAACAAACTTGTTGTTGGGTGCCCTTGGAAGAATGAGCAGAAAATTTATCTTCAG GTGGTATACCCGATTCTTCGAAAGTATGAATCAGCACCTTCGTCACCTCGTCTGAAATTAGTATCATCTTCTGATCTAAAAGCGCTTTTCTCTGTAGAGGATGTTAAACTTCCTCCATGGATGGATGGGAT GTGCTTAGCTGAATATCTTCCCCATCTCGAAGAAACCCTTGAGAGACAA ATCCTGGAAGCTGTTTCTGCAATTGTTTTAAGGAGGAGTTTTGTTGAGGCACTGGCTCTTTTTCTTGGAAGACCTCTTGAAGCGGATCCT ACCTTTTGCCGTAAGGCATCGTTCCTTGCTGCCTCGGGACCATTTCCATTCGTG GTtcacttcttctttccaactcaaTTTCCAAAGCAGCAACCAGCTCTAATGCTCCAAAGTTGCCAG catTTAAACCAATTGAGCGAGCCGGTCAAATTAAACCTCCTCACCGATTACCCATGGAGTCCAAGGTGGGAAGTGGGGCGCATGGCTGAACGATTGTG TGACTTCCTAACCGATGAAGCTGTCAActtcaaaaaatattgtaacgaAGCTCTGCTCCAACATTAG
- the BNAA06G37140D gene encoding uncharacterized protein BNAA06G37140D yields the protein MSLILNQPPKLCLRKPVLVRCSPLHHSNGYSSASLPQSQILPSTILCADPCRPHLVRPVYRRRDGDMDILDHEMPSDFMEVTEMIGTSNGWITSLVDGIVQIREHPGKNRKQLRIIFLPPHVTLPLCQAQMATNVAMSSSSPLKEDCVVAVKFWGPQLSICKPAQSNAEWINIRISNPCFFSSPVMYSEKEDMFRIIGSGGHLVGSWDLGKHKCTPKIQRLQFQNLPELSKAKRELLYSSNTSEHLVESRTTGETFMVKWYKRTAKTIYCIERMETQALMVFKIDEEGNAVYTQDIGDLCIFLTKSESFCVPACSVRHMRPNRVKLMDVDEFTIIDLAAQKWN from the coding sequence ATGTCTCTGATTCTCAACCAGCCCCCGAAGCTATGCTTGCGGAAACCAGTGTTGGTAAGATGCTCTCCTCTTCACCACTCTAATGGTTACTCATCTGCTTCATTGCCGCAATCACAAATCCTTCCTTCAACCATCTTATGCGCTGATCCTTGTAGACCACATCTCGTAAGACCCGTGTACAGGAGGAGGGATGGTGACATGGATATTCTTGATCACGAGATGCCTAGTGATTTTATGGAGGTAACGGAAATGATAGGAACATCCAATGGATGGATAACGTCTTTGGTGGACGGCATTGTGCAAATCCGGGAACACCCGGGGAAGAATCGTAAACAGTTGAGAATCATTTTTTTACCTCCTCATGTAACGCTGCCTCTATGCCAAGCCCAAATGGCCACCAACGTGGCAATGTCCTCATCTTCTCCGTTGAAAGAGGATTGTGTTGTGGCTGTCAAGTTCTGGGGACCTCAACTAAGCATTTGTAAACCGGCTCAAAGCAACGCCGAGTGGATCAACATCAGAATCTCAAACCCTTGTTTCTTTTCCTCCCCTGTCATGTATTCGGAGAAAGAGGACATGTTTCGCATTATCGGATCTGGAGGCCACCTTGTTGGATCATGGGATCTCGGCAAACACAAGTGCACACCAAAGATTCAGAGACTTCAATTTCAAAACCTTCCGGAGCTGAGCAAGGCCAAGCGGGAGCTTCTGTACTCGAGCAACACAAGCGAACACTTGGTGGAGTCAAGAACCACCGGTGAAACTTTCATGGTTAAGTGGTACAAAAGGACGGCCAAGACCATCTACTGCATAGAGAGAATGGAAACACAAGCTTTAATGGTGTTCAAGATAGACGAAGAAGGCAACGCTGTTTACACTCAAGATATTGGTGATCTCTGCATTTTCCTCACAAAGTCTGAATCTTTCTGTGTCCCTGCTTGCTCTGTTCGCCACATGCGTCCTAATCGCGTCAAACTCATGGATGTCGACGAATTCACTATTATCGATCTGGCTGCTCAAAAGTGGAACTGA
- the LOC106350957 gene encoding uncharacterized protein LOC106350957, translating into MSLILNQPPKLCLRKPVLVRCSPLHHSNGYSSASLPQSQILPSTIFCADPCRPHLVRRVVRRDGDMHALDYEMPRDFMELTEMIGTSNGWVTCLVDGIVRIREYPGPGKNRKQLRIIFLPPHETLPLCQAQMATNVAMSSSSPEKEECAVAVKFLGPQLSICKPAQSNAEWINIRISNPCFFSSPVMYSEKEDMFRIIGSGGHLVGSWDLGKHKCTPKVQRLQFQNLPELSKAKRELLYSSNTSEHLVESRTTGETFMVKWYKRTTKTIYCIERMETKALMVLKIDEQGNAVYTQDIGDLCIFLTRSESFCVPACSVRHMRPNHVKLMDVDEFTIIDLAAQKWN; encoded by the coding sequence ATGTCTCTGATTCTCAACCAGCCCCCAAAGCTATGCTTGCGGAAACCAGTGTTGGTAAGATGCTCTCCTCTTCACCACTCTAATGGTTACTCATCTGCTTCATTGCCGCAATCACAAATCCTTCCTTCAACCATCTTCTGCGCGGATCCTTGTAGACCACATCTCGTAAGACGCGTGGTCAGGAGGGATGGTGACATGCATGCTCTTGATTACGAGATGCCTCGTGATTTTATGGAGCTAACGGAAATGATAGGAACATCCAATGGATGGGTAACGTGTTTGGTGGACGGCATTGTGCGAATCCGGGAATACCCGGGCCCGGGGAAGAATCGTAAACAGTTGAGAATCATTTTTTTACCTCCTCATGAAACGCTGCCTCTATGCCAAGCCCAAATGGCCACCAACGTGGCAATGTCCTCATCTTCTCCGGAGAAGGAGGAGTGTGCTGTGGCTGTCAAGTTCTTGGGACCTCAACTAAGCATTTGTAAACCGGCTCAAAGCAACGCCGAGTGGATCAACATCAGAATCTCAAACCCTTGTTTCTTTTCCTCCCCTGTCATGTATTCGGAGAAAGAGGACATGTTTCGCATTATCGGATCTGGAGGCCACCTTGTTGGATCATGGGATCTCGGCAAACACAAGTGCACACCAAAGGTTCAGAGACTTCAATTTCAAAACCTTCCGGAGCTGAGCAAGGCCAAGCGGGAGCTTCTGTACTCGAGCAACACAAGCGAACACTTGGTGGAGTCAAGAACCACCGGTGAAACTTTCATGGTTAAGTGGTACAAAAGGACGACCAAGACCATCTACTGCATAGAGAGAATGGAAACAAAAGCTTTAATGGTGTTGAAGATAGACGAACAAGGTAACGCTGTTTACACTCAAGATATTGGTGATCTCTGCATTTTCCTCACAAGGTCCGAATCTTTCTGTGTCCCTGCTTGCTCTGTTCGCCACATGCGTCCTAATCACGTCAAACTCATGGATGTCGACGAATTCACTATTATCGATCTGGCTGCTCAAAAGTGGAACTGA
- the LOC106350955 gene encoding probable trehalose-phosphate phosphatase H isoform X1, giving the protein MVRFIEENTKPVKNETGDKSKTDATTVKTKVLQDLIINNGGGLINSWVDSMRACSPTHLKSLMKQSSWLTEHPSALDMFEEILHVSEGKQIVMFLDYDGTLSPIVDDPDRAFMSKKMRRTVRKLANCFPTAIISGRCREKVYNFVKLTELYYAGSHGMDIKGPEQGSKYKDQDKSLLCQPATEFLPMIDEVYQKLVEKTNLTPGANIENNKFCVSVHFRRVDEKNWSDLANQVRSVMKDYPELRLTQGRKVLEIRPIIKWDKGKALEFLLESLGYANCTDVFPLYIGDDRTDEDAFKILRERRQGLGILVSKIPKETNAFYSLQEPDEVMDFLQRLVEWKQLRSGA; this is encoded by the exons ATGG TAAGATTCATCGAAGAAAACACAAAACCGGTGAAAAATGAAACAGGAGACAAATCAAAAACGGATGCAACAACGGTGAAGACGAAAGTTCTTCAAGATCTTATCATCAACAATGGAGGAGGATTAATAAATTCATGGGTTGATTCCATGAGAGCTTGTTCTCCTACTCACCTCAAATCTTTGATGAAACAAAGCTCTTGGCTG ACAGAACATCCATCAGCTTTAGATATGTTCGAAGAGATTCTTCATGTTTCCGAAGGAAAACAAATCGTTATGTTCTTGGATTATGATGGCACTTTATCTCCCATTGTTGATGATCCAGACCGAGCTTTCATGTCTAAGAAG ATGAGAAGGACAGTGAGAAAACTAGCAAACTGTTTTCCAACTGCCATAATTAGTGGAAGATGCAGAGAAaag GTTTATAATTTTGTGAAACTGACTGAGTTGTACTATGCTGGAAGTCATGGAATGGACATCAAAGGACCAGAGCAAGGGTCCAAGTATAAGGAT CAGGATAAATCTCTTCTTTGCCAACCAGCTACAGAGTTCCTCCCCATGATCGACGAG GTCTATCAAAAATTAGTGGAGAAAACAAATTTAACTCCCGGAGCCAACATAGAGAACAATAAATTTTGTGTCTCTGTTCATTTCCGACGCGTCGATGAGAAA AACTGGAGTGATTTGGCTAATCAAGTTCGATCAGTCATGAAGGACTACCCTGAGCTCCGACTTACTCAAGGAAGAAAA GTTTTGGAAATTCGTCCTATCATTAAATGGGATAAAGGCAAAGCACTCGAGTTTTTATTAGAGTCCCTTG GATACGCCAATTGTACCGACGTTTTCCCCCTTTATATCGGCGATGATCGCACAGACGAAGATGCATTTAAG ATACtgagagaaagaagacaagGTCTTGGCATTCTTGTATCCAAAATCCCAAAGGAGACTAACGCATTCTATTCTCTGCAAGAGCCTGATGAG GTTATGGATTTCTTGCAGCGTTTAGTGGAATGGAAACAATTGAGATCTGGAGCATGA
- the LOC106350955 gene encoding probable trehalose-phosphate phosphatase H isoform X2 produces the protein MVRFIEENTKPVKNETGDKSKTDATTVKTKVLQDLIINNGGGLINSWVDSMRACSPTHLKSLMKQSSWLTEHPSALDMFEEILHVSEGKQIVMFLDYDGTLSPIVDDPDRAFMSKKMRRTVRKLANCFPTAIISGRCREKVYNFVKLTELYYAGSHGMDIKGPEQGSKYKDDKSLLCQPATEFLPMIDEVYQKLVEKTNLTPGANIENNKFCVSVHFRRVDEKNWSDLANQVRSVMKDYPELRLTQGRKVLEIRPIIKWDKGKALEFLLESLGYANCTDVFPLYIGDDRTDEDAFKILRERRQGLGILVSKIPKETNAFYSLQEPDEVMDFLQRLVEWKQLRSGA, from the exons ATGG TAAGATTCATCGAAGAAAACACAAAACCGGTGAAAAATGAAACAGGAGACAAATCAAAAACGGATGCAACAACGGTGAAGACGAAAGTTCTTCAAGATCTTATCATCAACAATGGAGGAGGATTAATAAATTCATGGGTTGATTCCATGAGAGCTTGTTCTCCTACTCACCTCAAATCTTTGATGAAACAAAGCTCTTGGCTG ACAGAACATCCATCAGCTTTAGATATGTTCGAAGAGATTCTTCATGTTTCCGAAGGAAAACAAATCGTTATGTTCTTGGATTATGATGGCACTTTATCTCCCATTGTTGATGATCCAGACCGAGCTTTCATGTCTAAGAAG ATGAGAAGGACAGTGAGAAAACTAGCAAACTGTTTTCCAACTGCCATAATTAGTGGAAGATGCAGAGAAaag GTTTATAATTTTGTGAAACTGACTGAGTTGTACTATGCTGGAAGTCATGGAATGGACATCAAAGGACCAGAGCAAGGGTCCAAGTATAAGGAT GATAAATCTCTTCTTTGCCAACCAGCTACAGAGTTCCTCCCCATGATCGACGAG GTCTATCAAAAATTAGTGGAGAAAACAAATTTAACTCCCGGAGCCAACATAGAGAACAATAAATTTTGTGTCTCTGTTCATTTCCGACGCGTCGATGAGAAA AACTGGAGTGATTTGGCTAATCAAGTTCGATCAGTCATGAAGGACTACCCTGAGCTCCGACTTACTCAAGGAAGAAAA GTTTTGGAAATTCGTCCTATCATTAAATGGGATAAAGGCAAAGCACTCGAGTTTTTATTAGAGTCCCTTG GATACGCCAATTGTACCGACGTTTTCCCCCTTTATATCGGCGATGATCGCACAGACGAAGATGCATTTAAG ATACtgagagaaagaagacaagGTCTTGGCATTCTTGTATCCAAAATCCCAAAGGAGACTAACGCATTCTATTCTCTGCAAGAGCCTGATGAG GTTATGGATTTCTTGCAGCGTTTAGTGGAATGGAAACAATTGAGATCTGGAGCATGA